In the genome of Mercurialis annua linkage group LG8, ddMerAnnu1.2, whole genome shotgun sequence, the window GAAAGATGATGTTTTGGCATCTTTTGAAAGAGACATTGCTGATTGTTTCTCAGCTGGGGTGAATGATCAAGCAGAGCATGCAAAGGAACTCGCTGAGTTACTCCATGAGTGGGGACGTGGTTCTCATGTGAATCTGATACCTTTCAATCCAATTGAAGGCTCTGATTATCGACGACCGTCAAAAAGGGCGGTATGGCAGTTGATCTTTGTCTCACTTCCACAAAAAAATATGATGCTACAGTTGTGTCATGAATTGTTTTATTAATCTGCAGGTGCAAGCATTTGCAGCTGCTTTGGAATCTCGTAAAATAACAGTAAGCACTCGACAAACAAGAGGCACCGATGCTAGTGCAGCATGTGGGCAGCTAAGAAATGAATTCCAGAAAAATCCGTTAGTTTCCGACTCTGACAGCGCTCTACCAGAAGAACAAGAAATTGCAGTCGCATGCTAATGGCCCGATAATACTGCTCGACTCCTTGTATAATAGACACTGCAAAACTGCATTCACACATTTCGGATCTTTCACGTCCTCAAATCTGCTGTGAGTGGGTCAGATTCTTTCAAATCGATGCAGACATGAAGAGGCCACCTAGATGGATACTTTCTGCTGATCTGCCTATGGGTAcaaacttattaattttttcttgaattttagAAGTTGAGTGTTTTCTTtatgacttttaaattttagataacTGGAATTTCTCAAGGGGTTTCAGTTAAATGAAACTAATATATAAATCAGGGGAAAAACAATAAGTTTTCGAAATTCATGAAAAAAAGAACTATATTTAATCTCAAGGGGATAGTAATTTGCCCCTTTTTAGGCTGTGTATATGTTCTGGTAGCTAATATTGCTGCGAAAATTTACgaaaattatgtaattttattagatgaaattattatttttttcttgtctttttaactattttgtctgtttatatttttaagagTTGCACCTAACATAGTGATGATATATTCAATGATGTTGCGTTAGTTTCGATAtggttttaataaaattttaatgtgattTCAAAAGATTTTATGGTTTTATATTGCTCATTTCGTTTTTACTTGTCCATTTAGAGAATAGCATGTTTTCAATATGATTTCAATCGGTTGAGCAGGTTACAATTTAatttacggaaaaatattataatctGAACTAAAGTTTTAGTAAATAGcttttaataaatattgtttttctaaatttctaattaaagtatttttttaactctattcttcactattttttttaatatttcagagGTGATAAATAAAAGCATCTCTAATGAAGTATTATAATTGGTGCtaaataacatataaaataacataTGTTATATCTCATGTAAAATATAACACTAATCATAATTCTATCGTTACGTTTTAATATATACTTAATTATTACTTAGTCTTttgttaactttatttttcctctatctatttttgcaatttcggtCAATCAATTGTTCTTCAATGATAGAACATATGTCGatataataacaaaatatatgataaaatcatcatcttcatcagaAAAGTTATAATCCATCGATCatatgaataatattttttaatagataaaataaataattatgataataattataattaattatagtacttttttgttattttacattttacataaatataaagttttattatttttatactaaattaaGCATAAAAATATGACATAATTGTAAATTAACACACTATTCACAAATAGAAACAATAAATACTaatctaaaaaaaaacaaaaaaaaaacaataaatccTCATTCTACCAACCAACCAAATACAATAAATGATTAATCAGATCAGTAACCGGGTCAACCCAACCCTAACCCGcttaagaaaataattgaaGTCCAATTACTAGGgttcataaaatttattaaaagcgAGAACTACTTCACCTCCGCATTATATACTCATAACCTTTCTGATCTTCATAAACACCTTCGTTTTGATCGCTACTCTTTACTCATAATAATCCCAggtaataattaatttcttttttttccttatttcaccattaaattaaaaaaaaaacgaaaccctaattttttccGGTTAAAAATCTGTTATTTAATCATGTTTCGTGTAATTTAGGGTAAAAGTTTTGATCTTTATGTGAATCTCTTATAAATGTGCGATCTTAGTGAAATGGGTGTGATGttggtttatttattttttgaattgaataatttgaattattacactttttttttgtattttgataACCTGTATgtaaagatataattttttgtaTGTGAAAAGAATTGGGTGTGTTTTGATTGATGTCGACTGTGATGATATTCAGGTGCTTAACATGAGAAGGTACAGTCCACCTCCTTATTATAGTCCTCCACGGAGAGGGTATGGAGGTCGAGGAAGAAGCCCGCCAAGGAGAGGACACGGAGGCGGTGGTGGTGGGTATGGAAGGCGTAAGGAGCATAGTAATGGAAGTCTCCTGGTTCGGAATATACCTCTTGATTGCCGGTAATTTTTGTATTTCCTTAGGAGGAGATTAGATGGATTACTAATGGATTTGAAGATTTTGTTGTTGATTTGTGCTCTTGCTGTTTGTAGACCGGAAGAACTTCGAGCTCCATTTGAGAGGTTTGGAGCTGTAAGAGATGTTTATATTCCAAAGGACTATTACACAGGGTGAGTTTTCGTGTTGGAAATAAAACAAGCATGGTGCAATATTCTTATTTGAGTATTTTCTACATTGGTTGCATTATTCTATCTTAGCTTAGCTAAAGCAGGGTTGTGTCTCACAGAAAATGGCTTTTTTTTGGCGCTCTATTGGATCTGCTTTGTATAATGTCAATGGAAAATCCACTTCTGAAAAGCTTTTCTAAACTATTGGTTAAGgtctcattttcttttttcatagTGAATTAAAGTTTGAACTGGTTTGTCAGGGGGTTTGTTGGTTTGAAGTTAAAATCAAGACCAAGCCCCACTATTGATGAAGGCCTACTGTTTATCATTGCTTAACATATTGATCTCAAGGGTGTTAGAGATTAATGTTCATGTAGTCTGAAGTTAAAATCAAGACCAAGCCTACAATTGATGAAGGAGTACGGTTTATCATTCCTTAAACATTTTGGTTTCGAGAGTGTTAAAGAGTAATGTCTTGTTGAAGAGTGTTCCTTTTTGAAgagaatttatttaattgtacAACCCTAGAAGTTTGACAAGGGAGAAGATTGTGTTTTGATCAATAGAAGACAACTTGTGGAGATTTTAAGTTTGGAAACATTGATTTCAAGTGCGTCTTATTTTTACAAGCTTTTGAAGTCCCTTGCCTCTTTTGAAGTTGGCTGTCATACTTTTAAAGAAAAGGTTAGCCGCTAAGCCTGTTTTATGTAAATTAAGTGCCCACAAGTGTAAGTGCTCGAGAGGTAACCGTAGATATGCAAGAAAGTTGTAGAATTACTTGTTATATTTCATTTCAGAAGAAAGACGGTCTGAATTAGTAAGTTGCTGTTATTGGACAATCAATGCTCACTTTGCGCAGCTCTCAAGTCTCTTCTTGACACTCGTTCATGGTTTATTATGCAGAGAACCTCGAGGGTTTGCATTTGTGCAATTTTTGGATTCACATGAGGCCATGGAAGCTCAGCATCGTATGAATGGGCAAATTTTTGCGGGAAGGGAAATATCGGTGGTGTTAGCTGCAGAGACAAGGAAAAGGCCTGAGGAGATGCGTCACAGAACTAGGACTAGGTAATGCCTCTGTCCCACATCAACACTGTCGTACACTTTAAGATTTCACTTTTATAATTTCTAGTTTATACTGATCTTTACTGGGATTATGTACAGCCACAGAGGACCTTCAGGCTATGAAGGACGATCATCTCATTATGGTATGCTCTACTTGTCACTTTTTAAATCATGCAAGGCGCTGAACTTCAAGATTTGTGTATCTAATAAtccatatttatattaattagggAGCTCTTTTCACTTGAGTTGTTCAGGGATGTGTAAGAGTCAACCTTTGTACTGTTATGCTCTCTTTAAATTGACACTTTTTAGTATCTTAGGTGCTAGTTTAATGACTTATCTTCACACAACCTCTTCCATTCTTGTTTTCTCCTCTCATTATTGAATACTAGTTTGCATTTTAAGGTAATTTTTTGTTCCTCAAAATCCCTGTTGAATTAATGCTCATTTTGCAGTTGGGCCTCAGGATTTAAATGATTCTCATTTACTTGTGAATCTGACGGGTGGTATTTTGTGTGTGAATTTTTGTGTTTAAGAAATTCTAATTGCTTTCTTCTTGTGGGAAATAATGTCCCTAGATGCATAGTAGTGCTTGTTAAGTTGGTCCTGTGCAAAAGAATGCTTGATTAGTTGAAGTAATCTATATGTATTATCTAAAGCTTGAAGAAATGGGTTttatttttccattaaaaaaaaaatagaaatatctGGCAATATCTTTTCAAGTTATTCTTGATAGAAGTAGTCACTGTTCTATATTTAATCTGCTTCAGGGCGCTCGCGATCTCGTTCATTGTCGCGCTCCCCTCGACATCATATGAGTTCTAGGTCTAGATACCGCTCAAGGTAAGCATTTTATGTTCAACTGCAACTTGCCATTGCTTGTTACCATATATGCCGAAGCTGGTCAATGATGGGTATGTAAATGGTGGCAGGTCATTTTCTCCTGCACCAAGACGGCGGGACTACTCTGCTTCCCCAGTCCGAAGGCATGCAGACCATTCCAGGTCTCCTGACCGTCTTCCAGCGGAACGAGATGGTAACCGCGTTCGTAGGTCATATTCTCCAGGTTATGGCCCAGATGGTCCAGAGGAAAATGCCCCTGGTTATGTCGAGTGAGTGAAATTTCTTTGTAATACTTGTTTAATAGATATTGTAGGATTACTTAAATGGTTTTCAAATTATGACTTGTTAGATTATCGTTTATTTGTTAGTTTCAACCCATTTAATTCATGAATATACTTTTACAACTAAAATTGGTTACTTACCACATTATC includes:
- the LOC126661912 gene encoding serine/arginine-rich SC35-like splicing factor SCL30, with the translated sequence MRRYSPPPYYSPPRRGYGGRGRSPPRRGHGGGGGGYGRRKEHSNGSLLVRNIPLDCRPEELRAPFERFGAVRDVYIPKDYYTGEPRGFAFVQFLDSHEAMEAQHRMNGQIFAGREISVVLAAETRKRPEEMRHRTRTSHRGPSGYEGRSSHYGRSRSRSLSRSPRHHMSSRSRYRSRSFSPAPRRRDYSASPVRRHADHSRSPDRLPAERDGNRVRRSYSPGYGPDGPEENAPGYVEKPAYAPEEGRGWRPSHGRASRSPSGSRSRSADLSPRRSR